The following are from one region of the Stenotrophomonas lactitubi genome:
- a CDS encoding TipJ family phage tail tip protein: MNLPTVNAPLAYGVGQAVRLAGAGGKSGSNARTPVETPDSLHSMAVARIVDLVGEGEIRGLVAGNQSIYLNQVPIQNPDGTANFSGVTVETRSGTQDQSYIPGFPSVENEVAVNVELRGGEPVVRTVSGPDLSAVRIRLAVPALQEVDGENGDRKGYSITYAVDLAVDGGAFTTVLTEAITGKTTSQYERSRRIDLPPGSQWQVRIRRITPNRNNSLISDTVNVLSMTEIIDVKLRYPNCALAAVQVDASAFQSIPSRSYRIWGRVVRVPANYDPISRIYSTSGPGTTSGAWDGSFKSAWTNNPAWAFFDIVTNDRFGLGNRIPLDWVDKWRLYQIAQYCDQLVSDGLGGKEPRFTCSLYLQSRADAYRVLQDMASMFRGISFYAAGQVMASADMPKDPGATFSQANVVGGRFRYEGSGRKARHTVALVSWTDPDDFGRQKVEPVQHLEGIARYGVNQTEVTAIGCHSRAQAQRVGNHILYTENLETETVGFSVGMDALNCMPGDVIQIADPNRAGRRNAGRIRAATEDTLTLDRIPDEMAAGDLLHATLPSGKVEGRSITGIDRVAGVVKVAVPWSAVPVEQSVWATESSELALQLFRVVGVAEGEDLTYNITALKHVPGKYAAIDDGTRLELPPISIIPPSVQPPPTNVTLSSHVVIEQGIATPTLTIQWNAADKAIAYDVEWRRDDLNWVRAGRVTTASVEVPGIYAGKYLARVRAVNALNSVSIPATSMLTDIRGKTEPPPAVTSLTTTSIVFGIQLAWAFPPGATDTQRTEIWRSPGPNRETATKLGDYAYPQNRLQLDGLAAGARFFFWARLVDRSGNIGPWYPTGAGVMGQASTDLSEYEEYFRGKIVESSLGQDLLAKIESTSGLVPLIWAEGATYEPGQTVVYNGRIWLWNGPGNGNERPPGTKWTNVGDAIAESGALVGRMNQVEMDIGELDGKVLAQGKRIDGIFAQVDARGAGDTDGGAGDATAYAGVMSVQAVAAMDDYAMAKRTDTVEAKVGDTQAIVQQTSQAVVDMDGKISASWNLKLQIAANGQYYVAGMGIGIENQPDGSYQSQILFQADRLALINMINGQVTTPFVIQGGQTFISQALIGVAWITNANIADAAITNAKISGVIQSDDYAQGQTGWRINKAAGGGFEFNGTVAGGYRLNITNQGVYVYYPNGTPAVELGVLL; the protein is encoded by the coding sequence GTGAACCTGCCGACAGTAAACGCACCGTTGGCCTATGGGGTGGGGCAGGCTGTCCGCCTGGCCGGCGCAGGCGGCAAGAGCGGATCCAATGCCCGCACCCCCGTTGAGACGCCGGATAGCCTTCACTCCATGGCTGTGGCCCGCATCGTGGACCTGGTGGGCGAGGGCGAGATCCGGGGGCTGGTTGCCGGGAACCAGTCTATCTACCTCAACCAAGTGCCGATCCAGAACCCCGACGGAACGGCGAACTTCTCGGGAGTGACGGTAGAAACCCGCTCGGGCACGCAGGACCAGTCCTACATCCCAGGCTTCCCGTCGGTCGAGAATGAAGTTGCGGTCAATGTCGAGCTGCGCGGCGGTGAGCCGGTAGTTCGAACTGTTAGTGGGCCGGACCTGTCCGCCGTCCGCATCAGGTTGGCCGTGCCAGCGCTGCAGGAGGTGGACGGCGAGAACGGGGACCGGAAGGGCTACTCGATCACCTACGCGGTGGATCTGGCCGTTGACGGTGGCGCCTTCACTACGGTGCTGACCGAAGCCATCACCGGGAAGACGACCTCGCAGTATGAGCGCAGCCGTCGCATTGACCTGCCGCCGGGATCGCAGTGGCAAGTGCGCATCCGGCGCATCACGCCGAACCGGAACAACTCGCTGATCTCGGACACGGTCAACGTGCTATCGATGACCGAGATCATCGACGTGAAACTTCGCTACCCGAACTGCGCCTTGGCAGCAGTGCAGGTGGACGCCAGTGCGTTTCAGAGCATCCCATCGCGTTCCTACCGCATCTGGGGGCGTGTCGTGCGCGTGCCGGCCAACTACGATCCGATCAGCCGGATCTACTCGACCAGCGGGCCGGGCACCACCAGCGGCGCCTGGGACGGCTCCTTCAAATCGGCGTGGACCAACAATCCGGCCTGGGCCTTCTTCGACATCGTGACCAACGATCGCTTCGGACTGGGCAACCGCATCCCGCTGGACTGGGTGGACAAGTGGCGCCTGTATCAGATCGCCCAGTACTGCGATCAGCTGGTGAGCGATGGCCTCGGCGGGAAGGAGCCTCGATTCACCTGCAGTCTCTACCTGCAGAGCAGGGCGGATGCGTACCGCGTGCTGCAGGATATGGCCAGCATGTTCCGCGGCATCAGCTTCTATGCGGCAGGCCAGGTCATGGCCTCGGCCGATATGCCGAAGGATCCGGGCGCGACGTTCAGCCAGGCCAACGTTGTCGGTGGCCGATTCCGATACGAAGGCAGCGGCCGCAAGGCACGGCATACGGTTGCGCTGGTGTCGTGGACCGATCCTGACGACTTCGGGCGGCAGAAGGTCGAGCCGGTTCAGCACCTGGAAGGCATCGCGCGCTACGGCGTCAATCAGACTGAGGTGACGGCCATCGGTTGCCATTCGCGTGCGCAGGCCCAGCGTGTCGGCAACCACATCCTGTACACCGAAAACCTCGAAACCGAGACGGTGGGCTTTTCGGTAGGCATGGACGCGCTGAACTGCATGCCTGGTGATGTGATCCAGATTGCAGACCCGAACCGTGCCGGCCGCCGCAACGCCGGCCGCATCCGTGCAGCTACGGAAGATACCCTGACGCTCGACCGCATCCCGGATGAGATGGCGGCCGGCGACCTCCTGCACGCGACACTGCCGAGCGGGAAGGTTGAAGGGCGGAGCATCACCGGTATCGATCGTGTCGCAGGCGTGGTCAAGGTGGCTGTGCCGTGGTCCGCCGTTCCCGTGGAGCAATCGGTCTGGGCGACCGAGTCCAGCGAACTGGCGCTGCAGCTGTTCCGGGTGGTTGGTGTGGCAGAGGGTGAAGACCTCACCTACAACATCACTGCCCTGAAGCACGTGCCCGGGAAGTACGCTGCGATCGACGACGGCACGCGTCTGGAGCTGCCGCCCATCAGCATCATACCGCCGAGCGTTCAGCCGCCCCCGACCAACGTGACCCTGTCGTCGCACGTGGTGATCGAGCAGGGCATCGCCACCCCGACGCTGACCATCCAGTGGAACGCCGCCGACAAGGCAATCGCGTACGACGTGGAATGGAGGCGCGATGACCTGAACTGGGTTCGTGCCGGCCGGGTAACGACGGCCAGCGTCGAAGTGCCAGGCATATACGCCGGCAAATACCTCGCGCGCGTACGAGCAGTGAATGCGCTCAACTCCGTGTCGATCCCGGCGACAAGCATGCTGACCGACATCCGCGGCAAGACCGAGCCGCCGCCGGCAGTGACCTCGCTGACCACGACGTCCATCGTGTTCGGCATCCAGCTCGCTTGGGCCTTCCCTCCAGGCGCCACCGACACCCAGCGCACCGAGATCTGGCGCAGCCCCGGCCCCAACCGCGAGACGGCCACAAAGCTGGGCGACTACGCGTATCCGCAAAATCGGTTGCAGCTGGATGGGCTGGCCGCTGGCGCGCGGTTCTTCTTCTGGGCACGTCTGGTAGATCGCAGCGGGAACATCGGCCCGTGGTATCCGACTGGCGCCGGCGTCATGGGCCAGGCCAGCACCGACCTGAGCGAGTACGAGGAGTACTTCCGCGGCAAGATCGTGGAGAGCTCGCTCGGGCAGGACTTGCTCGCGAAGATCGAGAGCACCAGCGGGCTGGTGCCGTTGATCTGGGCCGAAGGCGCCACCTACGAGCCAGGGCAAACCGTGGTCTACAACGGCCGAATCTGGCTGTGGAATGGGCCCGGCAACGGAAACGAGCGGCCTCCAGGCACGAAGTGGACCAACGTGGGCGACGCGATCGCCGAGTCTGGTGCGTTGGTTGGGCGCATGAACCAGGTCGAGATGGATATCGGCGAACTGGATGGGAAGGTTTTGGCCCAAGGGAAGCGAATCGACGGTATCTTCGCGCAGGTAGATGCCCGGGGCGCCGGCGACACGGATGGTGGTGCAGGTGACGCCACGGCCTATGCCGGTGTTATGTCGGTGCAGGCGGTGGCGGCGATGGATGACTACGCCATGGCCAAGCGGACCGACACTGTGGAAGCCAAAGTTGGCGACACCCAGGCGATCGTGCAGCAAACCTCGCAAGCCGTGGTCGACATGGACGGCAAGATCAGTGCGTCGTGGAATCTGAAGCTGCAGATTGCGGCCAATGGCCAGTACTACGTCGCCGGAATGGGCATCGGCATCGAAAACCAGCCCGACGGAAGCTACCAGAGCCAGATCCTGTTCCAGGCTGATCGCCTGGCCCTGATCAACATGATCAACGGCCAAGTGACTACGCCCTTCGTGATTCAAGGGGGGCAGACGTTCATCAGCCAGGCGCTGATCGGTGTCGCGTGGATCACCAACGCGAACATTGCCGACGCCGCCATCACCAACGCGAAGATCAGTGGGGTGATCCAGTCTGACGACTACGCGCAGGGTCAGACCGGCTGGCGGATCAACAAGGCTGCTGGCGGTGGGTTCGAGTTCAATGGCACCGTGGCCGGTGGATACCGCCTGAACATCACCAACCAGGGCGTGTACGTCTACTACCCGAACGGCACCCCGGCCGTTGAACTTGGAGTGCTGCTGTAA
- a CDS encoding tail assembly protein, with protein sequence MAERMRTIRLYGQLGSRFGRKFRLAVNSPAEAVRALCAIVPGFQQYLARAKEQGMAFAVFIGKQNITKDQLQDPPGGEDIRIAPVLLGSKRGGVLNIILGVVLIVVGVYTTNFNLVVQGAVMVIGGVVQMLGPQPKGLGSQDSAENRPNYSMNGTVNTQAQGNPVPVPYGGHDTKGMLVGSAVISGGIQAEDQL encoded by the coding sequence ATGGCTGAGCGCATGCGCACCATCCGCCTGTATGGCCAGCTGGGCAGCCGGTTCGGGCGCAAGTTCCGATTGGCCGTGAACAGCCCGGCGGAAGCCGTCCGCGCGCTGTGCGCGATCGTGCCGGGCTTCCAGCAGTATCTGGCCCGTGCGAAGGAGCAGGGTATGGCGTTTGCCGTGTTCATCGGCAAACAGAACATCACCAAGGATCAGCTGCAGGATCCCCCCGGTGGCGAGGACATTCGCATCGCCCCAGTGCTGCTGGGCAGCAAGCGCGGCGGCGTGCTGAACATCATCCTCGGGGTCGTGCTGATCGTTGTGGGCGTCTATACCACCAACTTCAATCTGGTCGTCCAGGGTGCCGTGATGGTGATCGGCGGCGTCGTGCAGATGCTGGGACCGCAGCCCAAGGGCCTCGGCTCCCAAGACAGTGCCGAGAATCGGCCGAACTACAGCATGAACGGCACCGTCAACACACAGGCCCAGGGCAACCCGGTGCCGGTGCCCTACGGTGGGCACGACACCAAGGGCATGCTGGTGGGCTCTGCCGTGATCAGTGGTGGCATCCAGGCGGAGGACCAGCTGTGA
- a CDS encoding C40 family peptidase: MELSTLQAIQAHAVAEYPRECCGLIVATAGGEAYVACRNVAMTPSEHFRLPAEDYADAEDVGEVLAVVHSHPNAPATASDADRVMCEASGLPWHIVSVGQVTGAEPECGDLQTIQPSGFIAPLVGRQFAHGILDCYTLVRDFHARELGIHLSQYEREDDWWEKGQDLYSLDRLRAEGFEQIEDEPRRGDMILMQIRSTVPNHAGIHLGDGQMLHHLHGRLSEVVPYGGMWTERTRYIVRHKEARHG, encoded by the coding sequence ATGGAACTGAGCACCCTGCAGGCTATACAGGCACATGCCGTGGCCGAGTACCCGCGCGAGTGCTGCGGATTGATTGTGGCTACGGCCGGCGGTGAGGCCTACGTTGCCTGCCGTAATGTGGCGATGACGCCCAGCGAGCACTTCCGGCTGCCGGCAGAGGACTATGCCGATGCCGAGGACGTGGGCGAGGTGCTGGCCGTCGTGCACAGCCACCCGAACGCGCCTGCGACCGCGTCGGATGCCGATCGCGTCATGTGCGAGGCCAGCGGCCTGCCGTGGCACATCGTCAGCGTTGGCCAAGTCACTGGTGCCGAACCCGAATGTGGTGACCTGCAGACCATCCAGCCCAGCGGCTTCATCGCGCCGCTGGTGGGCCGGCAGTTCGCTCACGGCATCCTCGACTGCTACACGCTGGTGCGCGACTTCCACGCGCGGGAGCTCGGCATCCACCTCAGTCAGTACGAACGAGAGGACGACTGGTGGGAGAAGGGGCAGGATCTCTACAGCTTGGATCGGCTCCGGGCTGAGGGCTTCGAGCAGATCGAGGACGAGCCTCGCCGCGGCGACATGATCCTGATGCAGATCCGCTCCACCGTACCGAACCACGCCGGCATCCACTTGGGTGATGGCCAGATGCTGCATCATCTGCACGGCCGGCTTTCGGAGGTCGTGCCCTACGGCGGCATGTGGACCGAGCGGACCCGCTACATCGTTCGCCATAAGGAGGCACGTCATGGCTGA
- a CDS encoding phage minor tail protein L: protein MITADAQQLEPGGRVTLYELDASSFGADQLFFHQHLQTGVIWWQGQEYGPWPIEATGFARTSDQPPNPRLKVSNIDGRITALCLMFDDLVGARVIRRQTLVKYLDAVNFPAITNRVRNSADAMAATWSSLGTSATPVAPISVDGITFKAPSLVASTVSGGYPRRVAGMWNTPAVTVNKQVTTTVYFRFGTSGAFRLHYTNPTVAGVRDCFIWGRATDTWPTVNLPFTAGQAQILEYKDLGNGLRKLVVVVTYSEAGNGAPSYGFGPHPSAIGQNVTLLGMQVEDGPVASPFTMTSADPSADRNPTADPNEHFLDEIWFIERKVGEEREAVEFELTTAIDLNGEQLPGRQVIAGVCGWLIRGGYRGPYCGYNGPAVADANDVPTTDPSRDQCGGRVGSCKLRFGADKPLPYGGFPAAGLLRT, encoded by the coding sequence ATGATCACTGCCGATGCCCAGCAGCTGGAGCCCGGTGGCCGGGTGACCTTGTACGAACTGGACGCGAGTAGCTTCGGTGCTGATCAGCTGTTCTTCCACCAGCACCTGCAGACGGGGGTGATCTGGTGGCAGGGCCAGGAGTACGGGCCGTGGCCGATCGAGGCCACCGGCTTCGCGCGCACCAGTGACCAACCGCCGAACCCACGCCTGAAGGTGAGCAACATCGATGGGCGCATCACAGCGCTGTGCCTCATGTTCGATGACCTGGTCGGCGCGAGGGTCATCCGCCGACAGACGCTGGTGAAGTACCTGGACGCGGTCAACTTCCCCGCAATCACCAACCGGGTTCGCAACAGTGCAGACGCGATGGCGGCAACGTGGAGCAGCCTTGGCACCAGCGCGACCCCGGTGGCGCCTATCTCAGTCGATGGCATTACGTTTAAAGCTCCCTCCCTTGTGGCGAGTACCGTATCCGGTGGCTACCCGCGGCGCGTTGCAGGGATGTGGAACACACCTGCAGTGACAGTGAACAAGCAGGTCACAACCACGGTCTATTTCAGGTTCGGCACTTCAGGAGCCTTCCGGCTGCATTACACCAACCCAACCGTGGCCGGTGTGCGTGACTGTTTCATTTGGGGGCGAGCTACGGACACATGGCCCACTGTGAACCTGCCATTCACTGCAGGCCAGGCACAGATTCTTGAGTACAAGGATCTCGGCAATGGTCTGAGGAAGCTGGTGGTGGTCGTTACGTACTCGGAAGCCGGGAACGGTGCTCCGTCGTATGGCTTCGGCCCACATCCTTCGGCTATCGGTCAGAACGTGACGCTGCTGGGTATGCAGGTTGAGGATGGCCCGGTCGCCAGCCCGTTCACGATGACATCGGCCGACCCCAGCGCTGATCGAAATCCCACCGCCGACCCGAACGAGCACTTCCTGGATGAGATCTGGTTCATCGAGCGCAAAGTTGGCGAAGAGAGGGAGGCCGTCGAGTTCGAGCTGACCACCGCCATCGACCTCAACGGCGAGCAGCTGCCCGGCCGGCAGGTCATCGCCGGCGTGTGCGGCTGGCTGATCCGGGGTGGATATCGCGGCCCCTACTGCGGTTACAACGGGCCGGCCGTGGCCGATGCCAACGACGTGCCGACCACTGACCCGTCGCGCGACCAATGCGGGGGTAGGGTGGGTAGCTGCAAGCTGCGCTTCGGCGCAGACAAGCCGCTGCCCTATGGCGGATTCCCGGCCGCCGGCCTGCTGCGCACCTGA
- a CDS encoding phage tail protein, whose protein sequence is MKEIFVWCVYSAPPSVEYEAVTRAVAFGDGYSQEAPDGINNERQIWNLELWGHREQEQMGAAKAFLRLRRRQGESFLWTPPNEPQGLFRCTKLTAVDELEGYLRISCTFEQTFQP, encoded by the coding sequence ATGAAAGAGATCTTCGTCTGGTGCGTGTATAGCGCGCCGCCGAGCGTGGAATACGAGGCTGTTACCCGCGCAGTCGCGTTCGGGGACGGCTACTCACAGGAAGCGCCCGACGGCATCAACAACGAGAGGCAGATCTGGAACCTCGAGCTCTGGGGGCACCGAGAGCAGGAGCAGATGGGCGCGGCCAAGGCGTTCCTGCGGCTCCGACGGCGGCAAGGTGAGTCCTTTCTCTGGACACCACCCAACGAACCGCAAGGGCTTTTCCGCTGCACAAAGCTGACCGCCGTGGACGAGCTTGAGGGCTACCTGCGCATCAGCTGCACCTTTGAACAGACGTTCCAGCCATAG
- a CDS encoding phage tail tape measure protein — MAEPSANLRVRISADLADIRQGLGVLTRQLREVRSEAARPLPAKNGITDLGVSAGQTAQAMRQLPAQFTDIFTSLQGGMPFFTVLVQQGGQIKDSFGGVEPALKGVSSAVLGMVTPVTVSAAAVGLMVYAWYDAEQQAQAYTKALVLSRNEAAATTLTLVTLAQRTSDALDVTAGAGAEVAQAVGANGRIAAQNMQAVAAAAVAMKEVTGQAIEDTVALYGKLAEDPIKNSQKLNEQVNFMTVALYEQVKALQEQGRNQDAVTVITRAAADETVMALARVRASQNPVIRGFKDLWVEATKAWSAMQANVGLGPAAAQMQQLVAENQRELAKLNDLASGNQRGLPLARNPIALAAMEKSIKERSEKIKVLAVDLIKERKDAEVKAAQDASAEYVQQQDTIIASQASKEQKKKDEIARINGQADVVRRKAAAAGLVEEVRVIEERRAAAVAAIEKKYREKPTAGTGSASRAAGLQGYKDDLIAEQAQITAGTQMLRAQYSAREITASEYYSRLRDLQQQSTDAQSRSLQQQIEFLQKQGVSGKDAINVNRQIGELEARLAKLRIEGAGALEVLKKEEESAAKARENAVKAYASALDASNEALQRQLTTQAQRVGMGDREYEIQQRINEAIAAEADKLRELSLQRNADQIDQVTFEEERALLHAKTLDRLQLIRNGYEELRQAEGNWLAGASAAWANYQQQAGNAAQQMGGVVNTVIGSFEDAWVQFTTTGKASFSDMTKAILADLARIAARQAIMGIVNAVASAWGGGGVTAAGNQAVNAGTSSINNQLFQNMKLGGGYSTGGYTGDGGVTEPAGVVHKGEVVWSQKDVARAGGVDVVEAMRKGLKGYDTGGAVSTSTAGAGRAGGLIIQGNLNINATEQESDQPEVTDKQIRDSFTGAINEWAVKNLRPGGLLYGAGYRA; from the coding sequence ATGGCTGAGCCTTCAGCGAATCTGCGTGTCCGCATCAGTGCGGACCTGGCCGACATCAGGCAGGGTCTGGGTGTGCTCACCCGGCAACTGCGCGAAGTGCGCAGCGAGGCGGCCCGGCCATTGCCGGCGAAGAATGGCATCACCGACCTCGGTGTGTCTGCGGGCCAGACGGCGCAGGCCATGCGTCAGCTGCCGGCCCAGTTCACCGACATCTTCACCAGCCTGCAGGGTGGTATGCCCTTCTTCACGGTGCTGGTGCAGCAGGGCGGGCAGATCAAGGACAGCTTCGGCGGTGTTGAGCCAGCGCTGAAGGGTGTGTCATCCGCAGTGCTGGGCATGGTCACCCCGGTCACGGTGTCGGCCGCCGCTGTTGGGCTAATGGTCTACGCTTGGTACGACGCCGAGCAGCAGGCCCAGGCCTACACCAAGGCACTGGTGCTATCGCGCAATGAGGCCGCCGCTACGACCCTCACCTTGGTGACCCTCGCGCAGCGCACCAGCGACGCGCTGGACGTCACTGCCGGTGCCGGTGCGGAGGTGGCCCAGGCCGTTGGTGCGAATGGCCGCATTGCGGCGCAGAACATGCAGGCGGTGGCTGCTGCAGCGGTGGCGATGAAGGAAGTCACCGGGCAAGCGATCGAGGATACGGTCGCCCTGTATGGAAAGCTTGCCGAAGACCCGATCAAGAACTCGCAGAAGCTCAATGAGCAGGTCAACTTCATGACCGTGGCGCTCTACGAGCAAGTCAAGGCGCTGCAGGAGCAGGGCCGCAACCAGGACGCTGTAACCGTCATCACCCGTGCGGCGGCCGATGAAACTGTGATGGCACTTGCCCGTGTCCGCGCCAGCCAGAATCCGGTGATCCGTGGCTTCAAGGATCTGTGGGTCGAGGCGACGAAGGCGTGGTCGGCGATGCAGGCCAATGTCGGCCTCGGGCCCGCGGCCGCTCAGATGCAGCAGCTGGTCGCGGAGAACCAGAGAGAGCTGGCGAAGTTGAACGATCTGGCGTCGGGCAACCAGCGGGGTTTGCCCTTGGCCAGGAATCCCATCGCGCTGGCGGCGATGGAGAAGTCCATCAAGGAGCGCTCGGAGAAGATCAAGGTTCTGGCCGTAGACCTGATCAAGGAACGTAAGGACGCCGAGGTCAAGGCCGCGCAGGATGCAAGCGCCGAATACGTGCAGCAGCAGGACACTATCATTGCTTCCCAGGCATCAAAGGAGCAGAAGAAGAAAGACGAGATCGCACGTATCAATGGGCAAGCGGACGTTGTGCGACGCAAAGCCGCAGCGGCGGGACTCGTGGAAGAAGTGCGGGTGATCGAAGAGCGCAGAGCCGCAGCAGTCGCAGCTATTGAGAAGAAGTACCGCGAGAAACCAACAGCCGGTACCGGATCCGCTTCGCGGGCAGCTGGGCTACAGGGCTACAAAGACGATTTGATCGCCGAGCAGGCGCAGATCACCGCCGGCACTCAGATGCTACGTGCCCAGTACTCGGCCAGGGAGATTACGGCCAGCGAGTACTACAGCCGCCTGCGTGATCTCCAGCAACAGAGTACCGATGCACAGTCCCGGTCACTCCAGCAACAGATCGAGTTCCTGCAGAAGCAGGGCGTCAGCGGCAAGGATGCTATCAACGTAAATCGTCAGATTGGCGAGCTCGAGGCCCGGCTGGCAAAGCTGCGCATTGAGGGCGCCGGTGCGCTGGAAGTGCTGAAGAAGGAGGAAGAATCGGCCGCAAAAGCGCGTGAGAACGCGGTCAAAGCCTACGCCAGCGCTCTGGATGCCAGCAATGAAGCGTTGCAGCGGCAGCTGACGACCCAAGCCCAGCGCGTGGGAATGGGAGATCGCGAGTACGAGATTCAGCAGCGTATCAACGAGGCAATCGCCGCTGAGGCGGACAAGCTTCGGGAGCTGAGCCTGCAGCGGAACGCGGACCAGATAGACCAGGTGACGTTCGAAGAAGAGCGGGCATTGCTCCACGCCAAGACGCTCGACCGCCTGCAACTGATACGGAATGGCTATGAAGAACTCCGCCAGGCCGAGGGCAACTGGCTGGCCGGTGCCAGCGCGGCCTGGGCGAACTACCAGCAGCAGGCGGGTAACGCCGCTCAACAGATGGGAGGCGTCGTCAACACTGTCATCGGGAGCTTCGAAGACGCCTGGGTGCAGTTCACGACGACGGGCAAGGCCAGCTTCTCAGACATGACGAAGGCCATCCTTGCTGACCTGGCAAGGATCGCGGCGCGCCAGGCCATCATGGGCATCGTGAACGCGGTTGCCAGCGCCTGGGGTGGTGGTGGCGTCACCGCCGCTGGCAATCAGGCCGTCAACGCCGGTACCAGCAGCATCAACAACCAGCTGTTCCAGAACATGAAGCTGGGCGGCGGCTACTCCACCGGTGGCTACACCGGCGATGGAGGAGTGACAGAGCCAGCTGGTGTCGTGCACAAGGGCGAGGTGGTGTGGTCTCAGAAGGACGTTGCGCGCGCTGGTGGCGTCGATGTGGTCGAGGCGATGCGCAAGGGCTTGAAGGGGTACGACACCGGCGGCGCCGTCAGCACTTCCACAGCGGGCGCTGGGCGAGCAGGTGGGCTGATCATCCAGGGAAACCTGAACATCAACGCCACCGAGCAGGAGAGCGACCAGCCCGAGGTCACCGACAAGCAGATCCGGGACAGCTTCACCGGCGCAATTAACGAGTGGGCGGTCAAGAACCTCCGGCCTGGTGGGCTCCTCTACGGCGCGGGATATCGAGCATGA
- a CDS encoding phage tail tube protein gives MAEDYSYLGAGIVLIREWNTSDPFLEVGNVSAYTLAPQTSTIELADYQNPGGGTANRVDRVTGYNLNYTFHDFKPENFARATRGKVSSIAAGTVTDELVVATKGSYAPLVRLASEITTVKPATGTATYEAGKDYRLERGMLFIPADSVITPANPAGTPNVKVTYKNADLGHVEAAVTSQKFYEMQFYGANEARGGKMVRMVAHKVTGGVIESMGLIGNEFGAGSVPGALLKDSAKANGQDISPYFYWQQEK, from the coding sequence AACACCAGCGACCCGTTCCTCGAGGTCGGCAACGTTTCCGCGTACACCCTGGCGCCGCAGACCAGCACGATCGAGCTGGCCGACTACCAGAACCCGGGCGGCGGCACCGCCAACCGCGTTGATCGCGTGACCGGCTACAACCTCAACTACACCTTCCACGATTTCAAGCCCGAGAACTTCGCACGTGCGACTCGCGGCAAGGTCAGCAGTATCGCTGCGGGAACCGTGACCGATGAACTGGTGGTGGCGACGAAGGGCAGCTATGCGCCGTTGGTTCGCCTGGCCAGTGAAATCACCACGGTCAAGCCTGCAACCGGCACTGCCACCTACGAGGCGGGAAAGGATTACCGCTTGGAACGCGGCATGCTGTTCATTCCGGCGGACTCTGTCATCACCCCGGCCAATCCGGCCGGCACGCCCAACGTCAAGGTCACCTACAAGAACGCTGACCTGGGCCACGTGGAGGCCGCTGTCACCTCGCAGAAGTTCTACGAGATGCAGTTCTACGGTGCCAACGAGGCCCGTGGCGGCAAGATGGTGCGCATGGTGGCGCACAAGGTCACCGGCGGCGTTATCGAAAGCATGGGCCTGATCGGAAACGAGTTTGGCGCTGGAAGCGTGCCGGGCGCGCTGCTGAAGGACAGCGCAAAGGCTAATGGGCAGGACATCTCTCCCTATTTCTACTGGCAGCAGGAGAAGTAA